In Elusimicrobiota bacterium, a single genomic region encodes these proteins:
- a CDS encoding acyl-CoA dehydrogenase family protein produces MPLSFDLTEDHKMIRDTVRAFAEKEVRPAAHDLDRKEEFSAQLTKRMGEMGLFGMQIEPEYGGQGMDYVSYIIAVEEMARVDGSQAATLAAHNSLGVGPIHDFGNAEQKEKYLPRLCSGDHVWAFALTEPEAGSDAGGTQTKATKVDGGWQLSGAKVFITNATVDCSLGATVQAVSGKRADGKKEYTCFLLEKGTPGYTTKQMHDKLLWRASDTGELYFDKVKLPDAQVLGKQGEGFKQMLGTLDAGRLSIAAMGLGCAQGAFELALAYAKQRKQFGAAISTFQANAFKLADMATQIEHARLYLYQACWLKDQGRPYARESAMAKLNCAEVARLCVTHGLQLFGGYGFMGEFQIERFFRDQKLLEVGEGTSEIQRLVIARAIGCYE; encoded by the coding sequence ATGCCACTATCATTCGATCTGACCGAAGACCATAAGATGATCCGCGACACGGTGCGCGCCTTCGCGGAAAAGGAGGTCCGGCCGGCGGCCCACGACCTGGACCGCAAGGAGGAGTTCTCCGCACAGTTGACCAAGCGCATGGGGGAGATGGGCCTCTTCGGCATGCAGATCGAGCCGGAGTACGGCGGCCAGGGAATGGACTACGTCTCCTACATCATCGCGGTGGAGGAGATGGCCCGGGTGGACGGCTCGCAGGCCGCGACCTTGGCGGCGCACAACTCTTTGGGCGTGGGGCCCATCCACGATTTCGGCAATGCGGAGCAGAAGGAGAAGTACCTGCCCAGGCTGTGCTCGGGAGACCATGTCTGGGCCTTCGCCCTGACCGAGCCGGAGGCGGGCTCCGACGCGGGGGGGACCCAGACCAAGGCCACGAAGGTGGACGGGGGCTGGCAGCTCAGCGGCGCCAAGGTCTTCATCACCAACGCCACCGTGGACTGCTCCTTGGGCGCGACGGTGCAGGCGGTCAGCGGCAAGCGGGCGGACGGCAAGAAGGAGTACACCTGCTTCCTGCTCGAGAAGGGCACGCCGGGCTACACCACCAAGCAGATGCACGACAAGCTGCTCTGGCGCGCCTCGGACACGGGCGAGCTGTACTTCGACAAGGTGAAGCTTCCCGACGCGCAGGTGCTGGGCAAGCAGGGCGAGGGCTTCAAGCAGATGCTGGGGACTTTGGACGCGGGGAGGCTTTCCATCGCGGCCATGGGCCTGGGCTGCGCGCAGGGCGCCTTCGAGCTGGCTTTGGCCTACGCCAAGCAGCGCAAGCAGTTCGGCGCGGCGATCTCGACCTTCCAGGCCAACGCCTTCAAGCTGGCGGACATGGCCACGCAGATCGAGCACGCCCGGCTCTACCTGTACCAGGCTTGCTGGCTCAAGGACCAGGGCCGGCCTTACGCCCGGGAGTCGGCCATGGCCAAGCTGAACTGCGCCGAGGTGGCGCGGCTGTGCGTGACGCACGGCCTGCAGCTCTTCGGGGGCTACGGCTTCATGGGCGAGTTCCAGATCGAGCGGTTCTTCCGCGACCAGAAGCTGCTCGAGGTGGGCGAGGGGACCTCGGAGATCCAGCGCCTGGTCATCGCCCGCGCCATCGGCTGCTACGAGTAG
- a CDS encoding ABC transporter ATP-binding protein, translated as MAMLGMEVRGLRKRLGPNQALAGVSLDFSAGLLHGIIGPDGAGKTTLLRTLIGLLRPDQGEVLYTQEGWPADFAAVRPFLAYMPQQQSLYPDLSVAEHMDFFRDLYRLPAEVYRARAEELLRITRLEKFRDRRAGQLSGGMYKKLGLMCALLQSPAAVLLDEPTNGVDPISRREFWELLYRLAEQKVLVVIATAYMDEAERCARVHLLDSGEVLASGEPRAVLQEAKTSSFEEIFLKREGGPRA; from the coding sequence ATGGCGATGCTCGGCATGGAAGTCCGCGGCCTGCGCAAGCGCCTGGGGCCCAACCAGGCGCTGGCCGGGGTGTCATTGGACTTCTCCGCCGGGCTCCTGCACGGCATCATCGGGCCGGACGGCGCCGGCAAGACCACGCTCCTGCGCACCCTCATCGGACTCCTGCGGCCCGACCAAGGCGAAGTCCTTTACACGCAGGAGGGCTGGCCGGCTGACTTCGCCGCGGTCAGGCCGTTTTTGGCCTACATGCCGCAGCAGCAGAGCCTCTATCCCGACCTATCCGTGGCCGAGCACATGGACTTCTTCCGGGACCTCTACCGCCTTCCCGCCGAGGTCTACCGGGCGCGGGCCGAAGAGCTCCTGCGCATCACCAGGCTGGAGAAGTTCCGCGACCGGCGCGCCGGACAGCTTTCCGGAGGGATGTACAAGAAACTCGGATTGATGTGCGCGCTGCTGCAATCCCCGGCTGCGGTGCTCCTCGACGAACCCACCAACGGGGTGGACCCCATCAGCCGGCGCGAGTTCTGGGAGCTGCTCTACCGCCTGGCCGAGCAGAAGGTTCTGGTGGTCATAGCCACCGCTTACATGGACGAGGCCGAACGCTGCGCCCGGGTGCATCTGCTGGACTCCGGAGAGGTCCTGGCCAGCGGCGAGCCCCGCGCGGTCCTGCAAGAGGCCAAGACGAGCAGCTTCGAAGAGATATTCCTCAAGCGTGAGGGAGGGCCACGTGCCTGA
- a CDS encoding TolC family protein — translation MNALLLVLAVLGPCRLCAEPAQLRIGLDAALEAAQHNSALLQAVEADRQAAQKRASSRQSLLWPRLTMDASYKYISEVPALAVAGRTQALGANDNYSLGPTLSWTLWDQGVLREAWRSAQAVSRARDADLKATGLQVRLKLRLAYAQAQLALEAVRSLGDSLRLAQSQHADIAKRLHAGAASRTDSLSAHQDVLGRRRQYRQARADLAGALRELYALIGEEPAADLSLPLDASAAAGLPADVEPPSVTVALDLPEDSMQSLAAAEGWPQDLAPPALSAWTAQADSSRLAARSLRAGLWPTLQLSARTSADYPNGPVLETINQNTVGVFASLPLFENGRTRRQAAELEAQARDGDWRREAARRDLARDWLKAKDQLAGLKAQREINRQAASEAHELSRLTYESYKAGRATYIEVQSANLRELEARVQCARTDTQLVMQLAILASLSEKE, via the coding sequence ATGAACGCTCTGCTCCTGGTCCTTGCCGTTCTGGGTCCATGCCGGCTCTGCGCCGAGCCGGCGCAGTTGCGCATCGGCCTGGATGCGGCCCTGGAAGCCGCGCAGCACAATTCAGCCCTCCTGCAAGCCGTTGAAGCCGACCGGCAGGCCGCCCAGAAACGCGCCTCAAGCCGGCAGAGTCTCCTTTGGCCCCGGCTCACGATGGACGCATCCTACAAGTACATCAGCGAAGTCCCGGCTTTGGCTGTGGCCGGGCGCACCCAGGCCTTGGGCGCCAACGACAACTACTCCTTGGGTCCGACCTTGAGTTGGACTCTCTGGGATCAGGGCGTCCTGCGCGAGGCCTGGCGCTCGGCTCAGGCCGTGTCCCGGGCCCGGGACGCGGACCTCAAAGCGACGGGGCTCCAGGTCCGCTTGAAGCTGCGCCTCGCCTATGCCCAAGCCCAGCTCGCCCTGGAGGCCGTGCGCAGTCTCGGAGATTCCCTGCGCCTGGCCCAATCCCAGCACGCGGACATCGCCAAACGTCTGCATGCCGGGGCCGCGAGCCGCACCGACTCACTCTCCGCCCACCAGGACGTGTTGGGGAGGCGGCGCCAGTACCGTCAGGCCCGCGCGGACCTGGCCGGGGCTCTGCGCGAGCTTTACGCCCTGATCGGCGAGGAGCCCGCGGCCGACCTTTCGTTGCCTCTCGACGCGTCGGCCGCGGCAGGGCTGCCGGCGGACGTGGAGCCCCCCTCCGTGACCGTCGCGCTCGACCTGCCGGAGGATTCGATGCAGTCCCTGGCCGCGGCCGAGGGTTGGCCGCAGGACCTGGCCCCCCCCGCCCTGAGCGCCTGGACGGCCCAGGCGGATTCCAGCCGCTTGGCCGCCCGCAGCCTCAGGGCCGGTCTGTGGCCCACGCTGCAGCTCAGCGCACGGACCAGCGCCGACTATCCCAACGGGCCGGTGCTGGAGACCATCAACCAGAACACCGTGGGTGTCTTCGCCAGCCTGCCCCTTTTCGAGAACGGCCGCACGCGGCGGCAGGCCGCCGAGCTCGAGGCGCAGGCCCGGGACGGCGACTGGCGGCGGGAGGCGGCCCGGCGGGACCTGGCCCGGGACTGGCTCAAGGCCAAGGACCAGCTCGCCGGCTTGAAAGCCCAGCGGGAGATCAACCGGCAGGCCGCCTCCGAGGCCCATGAGCTCTCCCGCCTCACCTACGAATCCTACAAGGCCGGGCGGGCGACCTACATCGAGGTCCAGTCCGCCAACCTGCGCGAGCTCGAAGCCCGGGTGCAATGCGCCCGGACCGACACCCAGCTCGTGATGCAGCTCGCCATCCTCGCCAGCCTTTCGGAAAAGGAGTGA
- a CDS encoding type II toxin-antitoxin system death-on-curing family toxin gives MSPRFLSLAEVLEFHEDLVRSFGGKPGIRDLALLESAVAMPQSGSGKEYFHEFPFGMAAAYAYHIAQNHAFVDGNKRAALATALVFLEINGYPVLGGEDELEAATRKVASGKMDKDGFAGMLEKTYRRYKGGA, from the coding sequence ATGTCGCCGCGATTCCTCTCTCTCGCGGAAGTCCTCGAGTTCCACGAGGACTTGGTCCGCTCCTTCGGAGGGAAACCCGGCATCCGAGACCTGGCACTGTTGGAGTCCGCAGTGGCCATGCCGCAAAGCGGATCAGGGAAGGAGTACTTTCATGAGTTCCCTTTCGGAATGGCGGCGGCCTATGCATACCACATAGCCCAGAATCATGCATTCGTCGACGGGAACAAGAGGGCCGCTCTGGCAACCGCGCTGGTCTTCTTGGAGATCAATGGATATCCCGTACTGGGCGGCGAAGATGAGTTGGAGGCAGCCACCCGAAAAGTCGCCTCGGGGAAGATGGACAAGGACGGCTTTGCAGGCATGCTTGAGAAGACCTACAGACGCTATAAGGGCGGAGCCTGA
- a CDS encoding methylcrotonoyl-CoA carboxylase: MDKLTSQIDTSSAQFKENVEHNRGVVEKFRALSEEAKLGGPQATRELHKSRKKLLVRERLEVLLDPDTPFLELSGLAAREVYGPDSPPAAGLVTGIGVVNGRHVMVIANDATVKGGTYYPITVKKHLRAQDIALENNLPCVYLVDSGGAFLPLQDQVFPDRDHFGRIFFNQAQLSAKNIPQISVVLGSCTAGGAYIPAMSDETIMVRKQATIFLAGPPLVKAATGEDVSAEDLGGADVHCKISGVSDHYANDEAAALRMARNAVENLGNRPRADIGACAPEEPAYAPEELYGVIPKDIRKQFDMREIIARIVDGSRFHEFKKLYGTTLVCGMARIMGYPVGILANNGILFSESALKATHFIELCCFRKIPLLFFQNITGYMVGKSYERGGIAKDGAKMVTAVSNANVPKFTIIMGGSYGAGNYGMCGRAYDPRLLWMWPMARISVMGGEQAANVLCTVKAAQQEKAGKPMSQEQQDEFKRPILEKYEREGHSLYSTARLWDDGILDPADTRTALGLSIAMSLNAPIPDFAPSLYRM; this comes from the coding sequence ATGGATAAACTCACCTCCCAGATAGACACCTCCAGCGCCCAATTCAAGGAGAACGTCGAGCACAACCGCGGCGTGGTCGAGAAGTTCCGCGCCCTCTCCGAAGAGGCCAAGCTCGGCGGGCCCCAGGCCACGCGCGAGCTCCACAAGTCCCGCAAGAAGCTCCTGGTCCGCGAGCGCCTGGAAGTCCTCCTCGACCCCGACACCCCCTTCTTGGAGCTCTCCGGCCTGGCCGCCCGCGAAGTCTACGGCCCGGACTCTCCGCCCGCCGCCGGCCTCGTCACCGGCATCGGCGTGGTCAACGGCCGCCACGTCATGGTCATCGCCAACGACGCCACGGTCAAGGGCGGCACCTACTACCCCATCACCGTCAAAAAGCACCTGCGCGCCCAGGACATCGCCCTGGAGAACAACCTGCCCTGCGTCTATCTCGTGGACTCCGGCGGCGCCTTCCTGCCGCTCCAGGACCAAGTCTTCCCGGACCGCGACCACTTCGGCCGCATCTTCTTCAACCAGGCCCAGCTCTCGGCCAAGAACATCCCCCAGATCTCCGTGGTGCTCGGCTCCTGCACGGCTGGCGGCGCCTACATCCCGGCCATGAGCGACGAGACCATCATGGTGCGCAAGCAGGCCACCATCTTCCTGGCCGGACCCCCGCTGGTCAAAGCCGCCACGGGCGAGGACGTCTCCGCCGAGGACCTGGGCGGCGCGGACGTGCACTGCAAGATCTCCGGAGTCTCCGACCACTACGCCAACGACGAGGCCGCGGCCTTGCGCATGGCGCGCAACGCCGTCGAGAACCTCGGCAACCGGCCCCGGGCCGACATCGGCGCCTGCGCGCCTGAAGAGCCCGCCTACGCTCCCGAGGAACTCTACGGCGTCATCCCCAAGGACATCCGCAAGCAGTTCGACATGCGCGAGATCATCGCCCGCATCGTAGACGGCTCCCGCTTCCACGAGTTCAAGAAGCTCTACGGGACCACCTTGGTCTGCGGCATGGCCCGCATCATGGGCTATCCCGTGGGCATACTCGCCAACAACGGCATCCTCTTCTCGGAGAGCGCGCTCAAGGCCACTCACTTCATCGAGCTCTGCTGCTTCCGCAAGATCCCCCTGCTCTTCTTCCAGAACATCACCGGCTACATGGTGGGCAAGAGCTACGAGCGCGGCGGCATCGCCAAGGACGGTGCCAAGATGGTGACCGCGGTCTCCAACGCCAACGTGCCCAAGTTCACCATCATCATGGGCGGCTCCTACGGGGCCGGCAACTACGGCATGTGCGGCCGGGCCTACGACCCCCGCCTCTTGTGGATGTGGCCCATGGCGCGCATCTCGGTCATGGGTGGAGAGCAGGCGGCCAACGTCCTGTGCACGGTCAAGGCCGCCCAGCAGGAGAAAGCCGGCAAGCCCATGTCCCAGGAGCAGCAGGACGAGTTCAAGCGCCCCATCCTGGAGAAATACGAGCGCGAGGGCCACTCCCTCTACAGCACGGCCCGGCTCTGGGACGACGGGATACTCGACCCCGCGGACACCCGCACCGCCTTGGGCCTCTCCATCGCGATGTCTCTCAACGCCCCCATACCGGACTTCGCGCCCAGCCTCTACAGGATGTGA
- a CDS encoding AbrB/MazE/SpoVT family DNA-binding domain-containing protein, with the protein MVKFLTRVGNSEALVIDKAILSLLHISETTPLEITTDGKNLVISPISEPGQVKEAVKAYRAVKKRFGRALKRLAD; encoded by the coding sequence ATGGTTAAATTCCTCACCAGAGTCGGCAACAGCGAAGCACTCGTCATAGACAAGGCGATACTCTCCCTTCTTCACATATCCGAGACCACGCCCCTGGAGATCACGACAGACGGCAAAAATTTGGTCATCTCTCCGATTTCAGAACCCGGCCAGGTCAAAGAGGCGGTGAAGGCCTATCGTGCCGTGAAAAAGCGGTTCGGCCGCGCGCTGAAGCGGCTGGCGGACTAA
- a CDS encoding ABC transporter ATP-binding protein has translation MPEASPAIETRDLVIRFGEFTAVDGVSFTVRRGEIFGFLGANGAGKTTTIRALCGLLAPTSGEVRVAGLDFSDGGNAIKAKVGYMSQRFTLYNDLSVAENLDFAAGLRKLDPEAARARTRELLGFIGFDHPLDAMVRDLPGGLKQELALAAAILHDPEIIFLDEPTAGVAPAARQRFWGLIRRLTGSGKTVLVTTHYMDEAEQCGRIALMRAGRLIALDAPEALKSQAFPGPMLEAAGEDPQAVAKLAGHEGVLSVQPYGMRWHLSLKDEAAADSLTGVLPPGLTLRRIAPSLEDVFIRLVEGGER, from the coding sequence GTGCCTGAAGCCTCCCCGGCCATCGAGACGCGGGACCTCGTCATCCGCTTCGGCGAGTTCACGGCGGTAGACGGCGTCTCCTTCACGGTTCGGCGTGGAGAGATCTTCGGCTTCCTGGGCGCCAACGGAGCCGGCAAGACCACCACCATCCGCGCCCTCTGCGGCCTCCTGGCGCCCACCTCCGGGGAAGTCCGGGTGGCCGGCCTGGATTTCTCGGACGGAGGCAACGCGATCAAGGCCAAGGTCGGCTACATGTCCCAGAGGTTCACCCTCTACAACGACCTGAGCGTGGCCGAGAACCTGGACTTCGCGGCCGGCCTGCGCAAGCTGGACCCGGAAGCGGCGCGCGCGCGCACCCGGGAGCTGCTCGGCTTCATCGGCTTCGACCATCCCCTGGACGCCATGGTGCGCGACCTGCCCGGCGGGCTCAAGCAGGAGCTGGCCCTGGCCGCAGCCATATTGCACGACCCCGAGATCATCTTCCTCGACGAGCCGACCGCCGGGGTGGCCCCGGCCGCGCGGCAGCGGTTCTGGGGGCTCATCCGCAGGCTCACCGGCTCCGGCAAGACCGTGCTCGTCACCACCCACTACATGGACGAGGCGGAGCAGTGCGGACGCATCGCCCTCATGCGCGCGGGCCGGCTCATCGCCCTGGACGCGCCGGAGGCGCTCAAGTCCCAGGCCTTTCCCGGACCCATGCTGGAGGCGGCGGGCGAGGATCCGCAGGCGGTGGCCAAGCTAGCCGGCCACGAAGGGGTCCTCTCGGTCCAGCCCTACGGCATGCGCTGGCACCTGAGCCTCAAGGACGAGGCCGCCGCAGATAGCCTCACGGGCGTCCTCCCCCCCGGGCTCACGCTGCGGCGCATCGCGCCGTCTCTTGAGGACGTGTTCATACGCCTGGTGGAGGGAGGCGAGCGATGA
- a CDS encoding efflux RND transporter periplasmic adaptor subunit — MRPKRLVVAGAVAVALLAAWKLLGGREFLYAGTVEATEVDISSRLNSVIAAFDAAEGRQVRAGESLVQLACEDVKLAAGIAERDYKRAQELRRSGVMPQESYDRFLNKRDDAALRLDWCAIKAPMDAVVLATYHEANELVSPGTKLLTLADLREVWAIVYVPGPLLAKLSLDMPVEALLPEMKGRVFKGRVSHIHSEAEFTPKNVQTREERTRLVFGVKVRFPNPDGVLKPGMTVEVRLPKA, encoded by the coding sequence ATGAGACCCAAAAGACTCGTCGTCGCGGGGGCCGTCGCCGTCGCTCTGCTCGCCGCCTGGAAGCTCCTCGGCGGGCGCGAGTTCCTCTACGCCGGCACCGTGGAGGCCACGGAAGTGGACATCTCCTCGCGCCTGAACTCGGTCATCGCCGCCTTCGACGCGGCCGAAGGCCGCCAGGTGCGCGCCGGGGAGTCCTTGGTGCAGCTCGCCTGCGAGGACGTCAAGCTCGCCGCAGGCATCGCGGAGCGCGACTACAAGCGCGCCCAGGAACTGCGGCGCAGCGGAGTCATGCCCCAGGAGAGCTACGACCGCTTCCTCAACAAGCGTGATGACGCGGCTTTGAGGCTCGACTGGTGCGCGATCAAGGCGCCCATGGACGCCGTGGTCCTGGCCACTTACCATGAAGCCAATGAGCTCGTCAGCCCCGGCACGAAGCTGTTGACTTTGGCCGACCTGCGCGAGGTCTGGGCCATCGTGTACGTTCCGGGGCCGCTGCTGGCCAAGCTGTCCTTGGACATGCCGGTGGAAGCGCTCCTCCCCGAGATGAAAGGCCGCGTCTTCAAGGGCCGCGTCAGCCATATCCACTCCGAGGCCGAGTTCACGCCCAAGAACGTGCAGACGCGGGAGGAACGCACGCGGCTGGTCTTCGGCGTCAAGGTCAGGTTCCCCAACCCGGACGGGGTCCTCAAGCCCGGGATGACCGTGGAGGTGCGCCTGCCCAAGGCTTGA
- a CDS encoding L-serine ammonia-lyase, iron-sulfur-dependent, subunit alpha, whose translation MNLLKEVLERQVYPAMGCTEPVTVALCAAHAAKLLGEPAQEGLFLLDPGTYKNGMGVTLPNTGGRKGNLLAAALGLSIPGPALDMQIFRGVTPAALRKARGLVARQAVELGVLPGHQGIRVEARLKGRRHSVVCVIAGSHTDLVLAERDGRTIVDSGLGAAAPDARYKDRLKRCTLADLVRLAERMDDKDAAWLRRGVEMNLAAARQGMKLKKVGFYLQDLMRKGYLLDDVFSSSKIMTACATDLRMDGRAVPVMSSGESGNQGIVAILVPWNVGQAFRVPERTVLRSIALSHLLNAYVKLFTGGLAPICGCAIAAGVGAAAAIVYQRNGRDIPGLTLAVNNVISDLGGMLCDGAKSGCALKVVSSTDCAIRSAYMGINHYGITEQEGFVGRSAEETIRNLGRISSVGMAAVDHTIVGIMLDKQARPRS comes from the coding sequence GTGAACCTCCTCAAAGAAGTCCTGGAGCGGCAGGTCTACCCGGCCATGGGCTGCACCGAACCGGTGACGGTGGCCCTCTGCGCCGCGCACGCCGCCAAGCTCCTGGGCGAGCCCGCCCAGGAGGGCCTATTCCTGCTCGACCCCGGCACCTACAAGAACGGGATGGGCGTGACCCTGCCCAACACCGGAGGCCGCAAAGGCAACCTCCTGGCCGCGGCCCTCGGCCTGTCCATCCCCGGGCCGGCTTTGGACATGCAGATATTCCGGGGCGTCACGCCCGCGGCCCTGCGCAAGGCCCGGGGGCTCGTCGCCCGGCAGGCCGTCGAGCTGGGGGTCCTGCCCGGCCACCAGGGCATCCGCGTCGAGGCGCGGCTCAAAGGCCGCCGGCACAGCGTGGTCTGCGTCATCGCGGGCAGCCACACGGACCTGGTCCTGGCCGAGAGGGACGGCCGCACCATAGTCGATTCCGGCCTCGGCGCGGCCGCGCCGGACGCCCGCTACAAGGATCGCCTCAAGCGCTGCACGCTGGCGGACCTCGTGCGCCTGGCCGAGCGCATGGACGACAAAGACGCGGCCTGGCTGCGCCGCGGCGTGGAGATGAACCTGGCCGCCGCGCGGCAGGGCATGAAGCTCAAGAAGGTCGGCTTCTACCTGCAGGACCTGATGCGCAAGGGCTACCTGCTCGACGACGTCTTCTCGTCATCGAAGATCATGACCGCCTGCGCCACGGACCTGCGCATGGACGGCCGCGCCGTGCCCGTCATGTCCAGCGGCGAGAGCGGCAACCAGGGCATCGTGGCCATCCTGGTGCCCTGGAACGTGGGGCAGGCCTTCCGCGTGCCGGAGCGCACCGTGCTGCGCTCCATCGCCCTCTCCCATCTGCTCAACGCCTACGTCAAGCTCTTCACCGGCGGCCTGGCGCCCATCTGCGGCTGCGCCATCGCCGCCGGCGTGGGCGCCGCGGCGGCCATCGTGTACCAGCGCAACGGCCGCGACATCCCCGGGCTCACCCTGGCGGTCAACAACGTCATCAGCGACCTGGGCGGGATGCTCTGCGACGGGGCCAAGAGCGGCTGCGCCCTGAAGGTGGTCAGCTCCACGGACTGCGCCATCCGCTCCGCCTACATGGGCATCAACCACTACGGCATCACGGAGCAGGAAGGCTTCGTGGGCCGCAGCGCCGAGGAGACCATCCGCAACCTCGGCCGCATCTCCAGCGTGGGCATGGCCGCGGTGGACCACACCATCGTGGGCATCATGCTCGACAAGCAGGCCCGGCCCAGGTCCTGA
- a CDS encoding TetR family transcriptional regulator, with amino-acid sequence MPRPSRNTDQLLIRAGRKLLPETGVSGLTLRRVAAAAKVNLGMFHYHFGGKREFARRVLQEIYEDFFKDFSMESGGAAPALQRLRRALIILARFARDNRKLLLAIVRDVLEGDPEVTGFAKANIPRHVGIISGLVQECQRRGELKSLPLPLALSFLLGATAMPNVALGIIEKSAAKTPFGLTLPELFPVFASDQAIAARVDLALAALAKEAP; translated from the coding sequence ATGCCCAGGCCGTCGCGCAACACCGACCAGCTCCTCATACGGGCCGGCCGCAAGCTTCTGCCGGAGACCGGCGTCTCGGGCCTGACCCTGCGCCGGGTCGCGGCCGCGGCCAAGGTCAACCTGGGGATGTTCCACTACCACTTCGGCGGCAAGCGCGAGTTCGCGCGCCGGGTCCTGCAGGAGATCTACGAGGACTTCTTCAAGGACTTCAGCATGGAGTCGGGCGGCGCGGCCCCGGCCCTCCAGCGCCTGCGCCGGGCCCTCATCATCCTGGCCCGCTTCGCCCGGGACAACCGCAAGCTCCTCCTCGCCATCGTCCGGGACGTGCTCGAAGGAGATCCGGAGGTCACGGGCTTCGCCAAGGCCAACATCCCCCGCCACGTGGGGATCATCAGCGGCTTGGTCCAGGAGTGCCAGCGCCGAGGCGAACTGAAGAGTCTGCCCCTGCCTCTGGCATTGTCTTTCCTGCTGGGAGCCACGGCCATGCCCAACGTCGCGCTGGGCATCATCGAGAAGTCCGCGGCCAAGACCCCCTTCGGCCTGACTCTCCCGGAGCTCTTCCCGGTCTTCGCCTCTGACCAGGCCATCGCGGCCCGGGTGGACCTGGCCCTGGCCGCTTTGGCAAAGGAGGCGCCATGA
- a CDS encoding PAS domain-containing sensor histidine kinase, with protein MPSQPEPPLPEERFRAIMDGLLEGCQVIGRDWRYLYINDAAERHNRRPKAELIGRRYMDMWPGIESTPAFAAIRLCLEEGTAQSVDNQFTFPDGTAGWFKLSIQPVPEGAFILSMDVTEAKSANEALRAARKAALDLTEDAVAARARAQAAREEWEHTFNAVPDLIAVLDARHRIRRVNKAMADRLGLSPGDCVGRACHETVHGSSHPFGACPHALTCSDGKEHFAEVHEDRLHGDFLVSTTPIFDEAGRVTGAVHVARDITEAKKAEAELREAAKLRTDLISLINHEYANGLTNMRLALALLRGTGRLDASASHAHEVMLRTLDKLKGYTENFLNLHRLESGTFDLSLQPTSIRSVLLDDLVTLTPLAEAKKQSLSLQTGFPEDLPVAVRADPDCLSLIINNLVTNAVKYTPEGGRIAIRVSVEKTVPPQVRFSIEDTGIGLSAEDRERVLSGPYRTEEGKQLAKGFGVGLVLVRQLLQKHGSRLVVESEPGRGSRFSFCLPVWADAPSPSPPSRMLS; from the coding sequence ATGCCCAGCCAGCCTGAGCCCCCGCTGCCGGAGGAGCGCTTCCGCGCCATCATGGACGGCCTGCTGGAAGGCTGCCAGGTCATCGGCCGCGACTGGCGGTACCTCTACATCAATGACGCCGCGGAGCGCCACAACCGCCGGCCCAAGGCCGAGCTCATCGGCCGGCGCTACATGGACATGTGGCCGGGCATCGAATCCACGCCGGCCTTCGCCGCCATCCGGCTCTGCCTGGAGGAAGGCACGGCCCAGAGCGTGGACAACCAGTTCACCTTCCCCGACGGGACCGCAGGGTGGTTCAAGCTGAGCATCCAGCCGGTGCCGGAGGGCGCGTTCATCCTCTCCATGGACGTCACCGAGGCCAAGTCCGCCAACGAAGCCCTGCGCGCCGCTCGCAAGGCCGCGCTCGACCTCACCGAGGACGCGGTCGCGGCGCGGGCCCGCGCGCAGGCCGCCCGCGAGGAATGGGAGCACACCTTCAACGCGGTCCCGGACCTCATCGCCGTGCTCGACGCCCGCCACCGCATCCGGCGCGTCAACAAGGCCATGGCCGACCGCCTGGGCCTCTCGCCCGGAGACTGCGTGGGCCGGGCCTGCCACGAGACGGTTCACGGGAGCTCCCACCCGTTCGGCGCCTGCCCGCACGCCCTGACCTGCTCCGACGGCAAGGAGCATTTCGCGGAGGTCCACGAGGACCGCCTGCACGGCGACTTCCTGGTCAGCACCACTCCCATCTTCGACGAGGCCGGTCGGGTGACGGGAGCCGTGCACGTGGCGCGCGACATCACCGAGGCCAAGAAAGCCGAGGCCGAGCTGCGCGAGGCCGCCAAGCTGCGCACGGACCTCATCTCGCTGATCAACCACGAGTACGCCAACGGCCTGACCAACATGAGGCTGGCCCTGGCCCTGCTGCGCGGCACCGGCCGGCTGGACGCCAGCGCCAGCCACGCCCACGAGGTCATGCTGCGGACGTTGGATAAGCTCAAGGGCTACACCGAGAACTTCCTCAACCTGCACCGCCTGGAGTCCGGGACCTTCGACCTGTCCCTCCAGCCGACGTCCATCCGCTCCGTCCTGCTCGACGACCTGGTCACCTTGACCCCCCTGGCCGAAGCCAAGAAGCAGAGCCTGAGCCTGCAGACCGGGTTCCCGGAGGATCTGCCGGTCGCGGTCCGGGCCGACCCCGACTGCCTCTCGCTGATCATCAACAACCTGGTCACCAACGCGGTGAAGTACACGCCCGAGGGCGGGCGCATCGCCATCCGGGTCTCCGTGGAGAAGACCGTCCCCCCGCAGGTGCGCTTCTCCATCGAGGACACCGGCATCGGCCTGTCCGCCGAAGACCGCGAGCGCGTCCTCTCGGGCCCCTACCGCACGGAGGAGGGCAAGCAGTTGGCCAAGGGCTTCGGCGTGGGCTTGGTCCTGGTCCGCCAGCTCCTGCAGAAGCACGGCAGCCGGCTGGTAGTCGAAAGCGAGCCAGGCCGGGGCTCGCGCTTCTCCTTCTGCCTGCCCGTGTGGGCCGACGCCCCGTCTCCGAGCCCGCCTTCCAGAATGCTATCCTAG